A section of the Sebastes fasciatus isolate fSebFas1 chromosome 21, fSebFas1.pri, whole genome shotgun sequence genome encodes:
- the anks6 gene encoding ankyrin repeat and SAM domain-containing protein 6 isoform X1, whose protein sequence is MNFGVPANSLLLFRACDEGDYETARGILEPGAPRERESGRQSRLRSEAGSESSNADMLLSLVPVDSTDEEGNTALQFASASGHENLVRFLLRKGASVDSRNNYGWTPLMQAARFGHLTVAHILLENGAEINGRNRLGASVLTMAARGGHAHVVKLLLESGAYVDDYDHLAVAADAVSNGNNNNSCSTAGFGGGEGYPGGSDGREFMDIIALMVASQHGHEASVRLLLEWGSDVNFSQKTTGWGPLMVATLSGKVAVAQQLVERGSDPDRVNVLSKTAFELAMQLKQRDIKAYLDSITTVRPQTDDDRRRPDVFSALKLGNSQLVKEILEEDPTQVNSSNQEGASPLMIAAVSGQLEVVQLMVEKNADIDKQDGVHGWTALMQATYHGNKDIVKYLLSQGADVNLRAKNGYTAFDLVMLLNDPDTELVRLLASVCMQVDKDKSKHRGRALMTRSKSRQSLNNVPVPPDDKGGLKSWWSRMSNRFRRLKLTHTLRHGLSSNRLAPFSDDAETSLDATMRANRKSAAVSNGALAPTPALPGNDINTAWAVKSKETGLCRTSSEKEDFLITTMLRSGAPLTRLPNDKLKAVIPPFLPPSNFEPWNSDRSRLLGEGKSEAPRLPMPPQRKLNSSGNSDITSISRVVSRSIKFPSIPKGPSSSSPSNSGHYHSPHSSGGSNGVAGINRDSHNRSGGSADSVLSQIAAQRKRAAGLIDVKAQPPEKQHSQTQSQPPLPPSAPGLPLPDISLPDIHSHPSLVASDIHSRRKMELKKRPQSGNSSTSKSTSPTLTPSPSPTPKPPTGPGDSLSSASSHPRSKSSGGSSSGTITDDDELSSILKKLSLEKYQPIFEEQEVDMEAFLTLTDGDLRELGIKTDGPRQQILAAISELNAGKGRERQILQETIHNFQSSFGSSASNPRQPGEPRSPTGWMRHQVRSSNKR, encoded by the exons ATGAATTTCGGTGTCCCCGCTAACTCGCTGCTGCTCTTCCGTGCCTGCGACGAGGGGGACTATGAGACCGCCCGGGGCATCCTGGAGCCCGGAGccccgagagagagagagtccggGCGGCAGAGCCGGCTGCGGTCAGAAGCCGGGTCTGAGAGCAGCAACGCGGACATGTTGTTGTCTCTGGTCCCGGTGGACTCCACGGACGAGGAGGGCAACACCGCCCTGCAGTTCGCGTCCGCCAGCGGTCATGAGAACCTGGTTCGGTTCTTGTTACGAAAGGGGGCCTCGGTGGATAGCCGCAACAACTACGGCTGGACGCCGCTGATGCAGGCTGCTAG GTTTGGTCACCTGACTGTTGCCCACATCCTGTTGGAGAACGGGGCAGAGATTAATGGACGGAACCGGCTAGGTGCGAGTGTTCTGACTATGGCGGCCCGTGGGGGACACGCACATGTAGTCAAGCTACTCCTGGAGAGCGGGGCCTACGTCGATGACTATGATCATCTGGCTGTTGCTGCGGATGCAGTCTCAaacggcaacaacaacaacagctgcag CACAGCTGGTTTTGGAGGTGGTGAAGGCTATCCAGGAGGCAGCGATGGCAGAGAATTCATGGACATCATAGCCCTGATGGTGGCATCTCAGCATGGCCACGAGGCCTCAGTGCGCCTGCTGCTAGAATGGGGCTCTGATGTCAACTTTTCCCAGAAGACCACTGGGTGGGGACCACTGATGGTGGCCACCCTCAGCGGGAAG gtggctgtggctcagcagCTGGTGGAGCGCGGATCTGACCCAGACAGGGTCAACGTTCTGTCCAAGACGGCCTTTGAACTAGCAATGCAGCTCAAACAGAGAGACATCAAGGCCTATCTGGACTCCATCACCACTGTCCGACCCCAGACAG ACGACGACAGAAGAAGACCAGATGTGTTCAGCGCTCTCAAATTGG GGAATTCCCAGCTAGTCAAGGAGATTTTGGAGGAGGATCCTACTCAGGtgaattcatccaatcaggagGGAGCGTCACCTCTCATGATTGCAGCAGTGAGCGGTCAGCTAGAAGTGGTGCAGCTGATGGTGGAGAAGAATGCTGACATAGACAAACAAGATGGTGTCCATGGGTGGACCGCTTTAATGCAGGCCACTTATCATGG tAATAAAGACATTGTCAAGTACCTGTTGAGTCAAGGGGCTGATGTCAACCTCCGAGCTAAGAATGGATACACAGCCTTTGATTTGGTCATGTTGCTGAACGACCCAG ACACTGAGTTGGTGCGTCTGCTAGCATCAGTGTGTATGCAAGTAGACAAGGACAAGTCGAAACACCGTGGCAGAGCCTTAATGACTCGCTCCAAAAGCCGACAGTCCCTCAACAACGTCCCTGTGCCACCTGACGACAAGGGAGGCCTTAAG TCTTGGTGGAGTCGGATGTCCAATCGGTTCCGACGGCTCAAGCTGACTCACACCCTGAGGCACGGCCTTTCATCCAACCGCCTGGCTCCATTTTCAGACGATGCTGAAACTTCATTGGATGCCACGATGAGGGCGAATAGGAAATCTGCTGCGGTGTCTAATGGGGCGCTGGCACCAACTCCTGCACTGCCTGGGAATGACATCAACACTGCCTGGGCAGTCAAGAGCAAAGAGACTG GTCTTTGCAGGACATCCTCAGAAAAGGAGGACTTTCTTATAACCACAATG CTCAGAAGTGGTGCGCCCTTGACCCGGCTGCCCAATGACAAGCTAAAAGCGGTGATCCCTCCCTTCCTGCCTCCGTCCAATTTTGAACCGTGGAACTCGGATCGTTCGCGCCTCCTCGGTGAGGGAAAGAGCGAAGCGCCCCGCCTGCCCATGCCACCCCAGAGGAAGCTGAACAGCAGTGGGAACTCCGATATT ACATCTATCAGTCGTGTGGTCAGCAGGTCCATTAAGTTTCCCAGCATCCCCAAGgggccctcttcctcctctccatcaaACTCTGGTCACTACCACTCCCCCCACTCCTCAGGAGGCTCTAATGGAGTGGCAGGGATCAACCGGGACTCTCACAACCGTTCAG GGGGCAGTGCAGACAGCGTTCTCTCCCAGATAGCAGCCCAAAGGAAGCGAGCAGCCGGCCTGATAGATGTGAAGGCCCAACCTCCAGAGAAACAGCACAGCCAGACACAGAGCCAACCCCCACTGCCCCCCTCAGCACCCGGCCTGCCGCTGCCTGATATTAGCCTTCCTGACATCCACTCCCATCCCAGCCTGGTGGCTTCCGACATCCACTCCAGAAGg AAGATGGAGCTGAAGAAGAGACCTCAGTCAGGGAATTCCTCCACATCCAAGAGCACGTCCCCCACTCTGACTCCGTCTCCTTCCCCAACGCCCAAACCTCCCACTGGACCGGGAGACTCTCTGTCCTCAGCCTCTTCCCATCCTCGCTCCAAGAGCAGCGGTGGCTCCAGCAGTGGAACCATAACTGATGATG ATGAGCTGTCTAGTATATTGAAGAAACTGTCCCTTGAGAAATACCAGCCCATATTTGAGGAGCAGGAG gTGGACATGGAGGCATTCCTGACTCTAACAGATGGAGATCTGAGGGAGCTGGGCATCAAAACGGACGGACCCAGACAACAGATCTTGGCGGCCATATCAGAGCTCAATGCTGGAAAG GGCCGAGAGAGGCAGATCCTTCAAGAGACCATCCATAACTTCCAGTCTTCCTTTGGCAGCAGCGCCAGTAACCCACGACAACCAGGTGAACCACGCT CACCAACAGGTTGGATGAGACACCAGGTTCGTTCCTCCAACAAAAGATAA
- the anks6 gene encoding ankyrin repeat and SAM domain-containing protein 6 isoform X2: MNFGVPANSLLLFRACDEGDYETARGILEPGAPRERESGRQSRLRSEAGSESSNADMLLSLVPVDSTDEEGNTALQFASASGHENLVRFLLRKGASVDSRNNYGWTPLMQAARFGHLTVAHILLENGAEINGRNRLGASVLTMAARGGHAHVVKLLLESGAYVDDYDHLAVAADAVSNGNNNNSCSTAGFGGGEGYPGGSDGREFMDIIALMVASQHGHEASVRLLLEWGSDVNFSQKTTGWGPLMVATLSGKVAVAQQLVERGSDPDRVNVLSKTAFELAMQLKQRDIKAYLDSITTVRPQTDDDRRRPDVFSALKLGNSQLVKEILEEDPTQVNSSNQEGASPLMIAAVSGQLEVVQLMVEKNADIDKQDGVHGWTALMQATYHGNKDIVKYLLSQGADVNLRAKNGYTAFDLVMLLNDPDTELVRLLASVCMQVDKDKSKHRGRALMTRSKSRQSLNNVPVPPDDKGGLKSWWSRMSNRFRRLKLTHTLRHGLSSNRLAPFSDDAETSLDATMRANRKSAAVSNGALAPTPALPGNDINTAWAVKSKETGLCRTSSEKEDFLITTMLRSGAPLTRLPNDKLKAVIPPFLPPSNFEPWNSDRSRLLGEGKSEAPRLPMPPQRKLNSSGNSDITSISRVVSRSIKFPSIPKGPSSSSPSNSGHYHSPHSSGGSNGVAGINRDSHNRSGGSADSVLSQIAAQRKRAAGLIDVKAQPPEKQHSQTQSQPPLPPSAPGLPLPDISLPDIHSHPSLVASDIHSRRKMELKKRPQSGNSSTSKSTSPTLTPSPSPTPKPPTGPGDSLSSASSHPRSKSSGGSSSGTITDDDELSSILKKLSLEKYQPIFEEQEVDMEAFLTLTDGDLRELGIKTDGPRQQILAAISELNAGKGRERQILQETIHNFQSSFGSSASNPRQPAPTGWMRHQVRSSNKR, from the exons ATGAATTTCGGTGTCCCCGCTAACTCGCTGCTGCTCTTCCGTGCCTGCGACGAGGGGGACTATGAGACCGCCCGGGGCATCCTGGAGCCCGGAGccccgagagagagagagtccggGCGGCAGAGCCGGCTGCGGTCAGAAGCCGGGTCTGAGAGCAGCAACGCGGACATGTTGTTGTCTCTGGTCCCGGTGGACTCCACGGACGAGGAGGGCAACACCGCCCTGCAGTTCGCGTCCGCCAGCGGTCATGAGAACCTGGTTCGGTTCTTGTTACGAAAGGGGGCCTCGGTGGATAGCCGCAACAACTACGGCTGGACGCCGCTGATGCAGGCTGCTAG GTTTGGTCACCTGACTGTTGCCCACATCCTGTTGGAGAACGGGGCAGAGATTAATGGACGGAACCGGCTAGGTGCGAGTGTTCTGACTATGGCGGCCCGTGGGGGACACGCACATGTAGTCAAGCTACTCCTGGAGAGCGGGGCCTACGTCGATGACTATGATCATCTGGCTGTTGCTGCGGATGCAGTCTCAaacggcaacaacaacaacagctgcag CACAGCTGGTTTTGGAGGTGGTGAAGGCTATCCAGGAGGCAGCGATGGCAGAGAATTCATGGACATCATAGCCCTGATGGTGGCATCTCAGCATGGCCACGAGGCCTCAGTGCGCCTGCTGCTAGAATGGGGCTCTGATGTCAACTTTTCCCAGAAGACCACTGGGTGGGGACCACTGATGGTGGCCACCCTCAGCGGGAAG gtggctgtggctcagcagCTGGTGGAGCGCGGATCTGACCCAGACAGGGTCAACGTTCTGTCCAAGACGGCCTTTGAACTAGCAATGCAGCTCAAACAGAGAGACATCAAGGCCTATCTGGACTCCATCACCACTGTCCGACCCCAGACAG ACGACGACAGAAGAAGACCAGATGTGTTCAGCGCTCTCAAATTGG GGAATTCCCAGCTAGTCAAGGAGATTTTGGAGGAGGATCCTACTCAGGtgaattcatccaatcaggagGGAGCGTCACCTCTCATGATTGCAGCAGTGAGCGGTCAGCTAGAAGTGGTGCAGCTGATGGTGGAGAAGAATGCTGACATAGACAAACAAGATGGTGTCCATGGGTGGACCGCTTTAATGCAGGCCACTTATCATGG tAATAAAGACATTGTCAAGTACCTGTTGAGTCAAGGGGCTGATGTCAACCTCCGAGCTAAGAATGGATACACAGCCTTTGATTTGGTCATGTTGCTGAACGACCCAG ACACTGAGTTGGTGCGTCTGCTAGCATCAGTGTGTATGCAAGTAGACAAGGACAAGTCGAAACACCGTGGCAGAGCCTTAATGACTCGCTCCAAAAGCCGACAGTCCCTCAACAACGTCCCTGTGCCACCTGACGACAAGGGAGGCCTTAAG TCTTGGTGGAGTCGGATGTCCAATCGGTTCCGACGGCTCAAGCTGACTCACACCCTGAGGCACGGCCTTTCATCCAACCGCCTGGCTCCATTTTCAGACGATGCTGAAACTTCATTGGATGCCACGATGAGGGCGAATAGGAAATCTGCTGCGGTGTCTAATGGGGCGCTGGCACCAACTCCTGCACTGCCTGGGAATGACATCAACACTGCCTGGGCAGTCAAGAGCAAAGAGACTG GTCTTTGCAGGACATCCTCAGAAAAGGAGGACTTTCTTATAACCACAATG CTCAGAAGTGGTGCGCCCTTGACCCGGCTGCCCAATGACAAGCTAAAAGCGGTGATCCCTCCCTTCCTGCCTCCGTCCAATTTTGAACCGTGGAACTCGGATCGTTCGCGCCTCCTCGGTGAGGGAAAGAGCGAAGCGCCCCGCCTGCCCATGCCACCCCAGAGGAAGCTGAACAGCAGTGGGAACTCCGATATT ACATCTATCAGTCGTGTGGTCAGCAGGTCCATTAAGTTTCCCAGCATCCCCAAGgggccctcttcctcctctccatcaaACTCTGGTCACTACCACTCCCCCCACTCCTCAGGAGGCTCTAATGGAGTGGCAGGGATCAACCGGGACTCTCACAACCGTTCAG GGGGCAGTGCAGACAGCGTTCTCTCCCAGATAGCAGCCCAAAGGAAGCGAGCAGCCGGCCTGATAGATGTGAAGGCCCAACCTCCAGAGAAACAGCACAGCCAGACACAGAGCCAACCCCCACTGCCCCCCTCAGCACCCGGCCTGCCGCTGCCTGATATTAGCCTTCCTGACATCCACTCCCATCCCAGCCTGGTGGCTTCCGACATCCACTCCAGAAGg AAGATGGAGCTGAAGAAGAGACCTCAGTCAGGGAATTCCTCCACATCCAAGAGCACGTCCCCCACTCTGACTCCGTCTCCTTCCCCAACGCCCAAACCTCCCACTGGACCGGGAGACTCTCTGTCCTCAGCCTCTTCCCATCCTCGCTCCAAGAGCAGCGGTGGCTCCAGCAGTGGAACCATAACTGATGATG ATGAGCTGTCTAGTATATTGAAGAAACTGTCCCTTGAGAAATACCAGCCCATATTTGAGGAGCAGGAG gTGGACATGGAGGCATTCCTGACTCTAACAGATGGAGATCTGAGGGAGCTGGGCATCAAAACGGACGGACCCAGACAACAGATCTTGGCGGCCATATCAGAGCTCAATGCTGGAAAG GGCCGAGAGAGGCAGATCCTTCAAGAGACCATCCATAACTTCCAGTCTTCCTTTGGCAGCAGCGCCAGTAACCCACGACAACCAG CACCAACAGGTTGGATGAGACACCAGGTTCGTTCCTCCAACAAAAGATAA